TTGAAGATATAGTGGGAAGAGAGCCAGGATATTCCGTTAATGGCTTTTATGTCCTCAGACCTACTCTTGAAGATATAATCCTGCTCGGCTTTCAGAGAAAAACTCAGATAGTATACCCAAAGGACAGCTTCTATATAGCTTTTAAACTTGGACTTTCAAAGGATAAAAGGCTTCTTGAGTTTGGTGTAGGAAGTGGTGCATCCACTGCGGTTTTTTCTCAGTTGGTAGGTGAGGTCTGGGCTTATGAAGTAAGGGAAGAGTTTTATAAGCTTGCAAAAAAGAATTGGGAAAGGTTTGGTCTTTGCAAGAATGTAAAGCTTGAAAACCTTGACTTTATGTCCGCAGAGTTGGAAGATAACTTCTTTGATGCGGTTTTTGTAGATGTGAAAGAACCAACCTTATATATACAAAAGGTTTGGAAAGTTTTAAAGTATGGTGCACCCTTTGCCACTATCCTTCCTACAACAAACCAAGTAAGCAACCTCCTTAAGTCAATGGAAAACCTTTTCTGCAATGTGGAAGTTTTAGAGATACTTCACAGACCCTATAAGCCTAACCCAGATCGCCTTAGACCTCAGGACACTATGACCGCCCATACAGGCTATCTTGTTTTTGCAAGAAAAAGGAT
This is a stretch of genomic DNA from Aquificaceae bacterium. It encodes these proteins:
- a CDS encoding tRNA (adenine-N1)-methyltransferase; translated protein: MNFREGDYILLVCEDRRYLKALTKDFSLNYKEKVIRFEDIVGREPGYSVNGFYVLRPTLEDIILLGFQRKTQIVYPKDSFYIAFKLGLSKDKRLLEFGVGSGASTAVFSQLVGEVWAYEVREEFYKLAKKNWERFGLCKNVKLENLDFMSAELEDNFFDAVFVDVKEPTLYIQKVWKVLKYGAPFATILPTTNQVSNLLKSMENLFCNVEVLEILHRPYKPNPDRLRPQDTMTAHTGYLVFARKRM